One Meleagris gallopavo isolate NT-WF06-2002-E0010 breed Aviagen turkey brand Nicholas breeding stock chromosome 11, Turkey_5.1, whole genome shotgun sequence genomic region harbors:
- the LOC100545800 gene encoding lysosomal amino acid transporter 1 homolog isoform X2, whose product MRLEITVISSIRLHAEGFHSRYSASVNGFVDLHGVKMEAEIKLLKLSLSPEVMASQLHANAFNISAVENRSLCINGTPWIWHLLEECVENAWEYCSVVIGLISIVCFLFAALPQIHVACRDGKVDQALSLGFLLCWVAGDLTNLIGCYLTNQLPIQFAYCKLKNQKMMKGSKRLKNFCITWILICVTLCIVLPCQLLIRKQDQSSAMERSNNSPDMIEMSGFVCGYISCVFYLGSRFPQLYKNFQRKSTEGTSYLLFALAMLGNCTYGLSLVLKMPAAESVRALYFLHHLPWLLGSFGVLLLDVFVTVQFVLYGQHKERSHALVALEVEPLLVGEEDA is encoded by the exons ATGAGATTGGAAATAACTGTGATCTCAAGCATCCGTCTGCATGCAGAGGGTTTTCACAGCAGATATTCAGCTTCGGTAAACGGATTTGTGGATTTGCATGGGGTAAAAATGgaggcagaaataaaacttctgaaaCTGAGCCTCAGTCCAGAAGTGATGGCTTCCCAGCTGCATGCAAATGCTTTCAATATCTCCGCAGTAGAGAACAGGAGTCTGTGTATAAATGGCACACCGTGGATTTGGCATCTTCTAGAAGAATGTGTCGAGAATGCGTGGGAGTACTGCAGCGTTGTCATAGGACTGATTTCCAttgtctgctttctgtttgctgcaCTACC CCAAATTCATGTCGCCTGTCGGGATGGAAAGGTGGACCAAGCGCTGTCGTTGGGCTTTCTGCTGTGTTGGGTGGCTGGAGATCTCACAAATCTGATAGGCTGCTATTTAACAAATCAACTGCCAATTCAG TTTGCCTATTGCAAGCTCAAGAATCAGAAGATGATGAAAG GCAGCAAAAGGCTGAAGAATTTCTGTATAACCTGGATCTTGATATGCGTAACCCTGTGTATTGTTTTACCCTGCCAGCTGTTAATCAGAAAGCAAGACCAGAGTTCAGCAATGGAAAGAAGTAAT aactcTCCTGATATGATTGAAATGTCAGGCTTCGTTTGTGGCTATATATCTTGTGTGTTTTACTTGGGAAGTAGATTTCCTCAGCTGTATAAAAAT TTTCAGAGAAAGTCAACAGAAGGCACCTCTTACCTGCTGTTTGCATTGGCCATGCTGGGAAACTGCACGTATGGCCTCAGCCTTGTCCTAAAGATGCCTGCTGCGGAATCTGTCCGGGCCCTCTACTTTTTACACCATCTTCCGTGGCTCCTCGGGAGCTTTGGAGTTTTGCTCCTGGATGTTTTT GTGACTGTGCAGTTCGTTCTGTATGGTCAGCACAAGGAGAGATCACATGCCTTGGTGGCACTGGAAGTGGAGCCACTGCTTGTGGGTGAGGAGGATGCATAG
- the LOC100545800 gene encoding lysosomal amino acid transporter 1 homolog isoform X3 → MRLEITVISSIRLHAEGFHSRYSASVNGFVDLHGVKMEAEIKLLKLSLSPEVMASQLHANAFNISAVENRSLCINGTPWIWHLLEECVENAWEYCSVVIGLISIVCFLFAALPQIHVACRDGKVDQALSLGFLLCWVAGDLTNLIGCYLTNQLPIQTVTAISYVNMDIILISQFAYCKLKNQKMMKGSKRLKNFCITWILICVTLCIVLPCQLLIRKQDQSSAMERSNFQRKSTEGTSYLLFALAMLGNCTYGLSLVLKMPAAESVRALYFLHHLPWLLGSFGVLLLDVFVTVQFVLYGQHKERSHALVALEVEPLLVGEEDA, encoded by the exons ATGAGATTGGAAATAACTGTGATCTCAAGCATCCGTCTGCATGCAGAGGGTTTTCACAGCAGATATTCAGCTTCGGTAAACGGATTTGTGGATTTGCATGGGGTAAAAATGgaggcagaaataaaacttctgaaaCTGAGCCTCAGTCCAGAAGTGATGGCTTCCCAGCTGCATGCAAATGCTTTCAATATCTCCGCAGTAGAGAACAGGAGTCTGTGTATAAATGGCACACCGTGGATTTGGCATCTTCTAGAAGAATGTGTCGAGAATGCGTGGGAGTACTGCAGCGTTGTCATAGGACTGATTTCCAttgtctgctttctgtttgctgcaCTACC CCAAATTCATGTCGCCTGTCGGGATGGAAAGGTGGACCAAGCGCTGTCGTTGGGCTTTCTGCTGTGTTGGGTGGCTGGAGATCTCACAAATCTGATAGGCTGCTATTTAACAAATCAACTGCCAATTCAG ACTGTCACTGCCATCTCCTACGTTAACATGGATATCATTTTGATTTCACAGTTTGCCTATTGCAAGCTCAAGAATCAGAAGATGATGAAAG GCAGCAAAAGGCTGAAGAATTTCTGTATAACCTGGATCTTGATATGCGTAACCCTGTGTATTGTTTTACCCTGCCAGCTGTTAATCAGAAAGCAAGACCAGAGTTCAGCAATGGAAAGAAGTAAT TTTCAGAGAAAGTCAACAGAAGGCACCTCTTACCTGCTGTTTGCATTGGCCATGCTGGGAAACTGCACGTATGGCCTCAGCCTTGTCCTAAAGATGCCTGCTGCGGAATCTGTCCGGGCCCTCTACTTTTTACACCATCTTCCGTGGCTCCTCGGGAGCTTTGGAGTTTTGCTCCTGGATGTTTTT GTGACTGTGCAGTTCGTTCTGTATGGTCAGCACAAGGAGAGATCACATGCCTTGGTGGCACTGGAAGTGGAGCCACTGCTTGTGGGTGAGGAGGATGCATAG
- the LOC100545800 gene encoding lysosomal amino acid transporter 1 homolog isoform X1: MRLEITVISSIRLHAEGFHSRYSASVNGFVDLHGVKMEAEIKLLKLSLSPEVMASQLHANAFNISAVENRSLCINGTPWIWHLLEECVENAWEYCSVVIGLISIVCFLFAALPQIHVACRDGKVDQALSLGFLLCWVAGDLTNLIGCYLTNQLPIQTVTAISYVNMDIILISQFAYCKLKNQKMMKGSKRLKNFCITWILICVTLCIVLPCQLLIRKQDQSSAMERSNNSPDMIEMSGFVCGYISCVFYLGSRFPQLYKNFQRKSTEGTSYLLFALAMLGNCTYGLSLVLKMPAAESVRALYFLHHLPWLLGSFGVLLLDVFVTVQFVLYGQHKERSHALVALEVEPLLVGEEDA, translated from the exons ATGAGATTGGAAATAACTGTGATCTCAAGCATCCGTCTGCATGCAGAGGGTTTTCACAGCAGATATTCAGCTTCGGTAAACGGATTTGTGGATTTGCATGGGGTAAAAATGgaggcagaaataaaacttctgaaaCTGAGCCTCAGTCCAGAAGTGATGGCTTCCCAGCTGCATGCAAATGCTTTCAATATCTCCGCAGTAGAGAACAGGAGTCTGTGTATAAATGGCACACCGTGGATTTGGCATCTTCTAGAAGAATGTGTCGAGAATGCGTGGGAGTACTGCAGCGTTGTCATAGGACTGATTTCCAttgtctgctttctgtttgctgcaCTACC CCAAATTCATGTCGCCTGTCGGGATGGAAAGGTGGACCAAGCGCTGTCGTTGGGCTTTCTGCTGTGTTGGGTGGCTGGAGATCTCACAAATCTGATAGGCTGCTATTTAACAAATCAACTGCCAATTCAG ACTGTCACTGCCATCTCCTACGTTAACATGGATATCATTTTGATTTCACAGTTTGCCTATTGCAAGCTCAAGAATCAGAAGATGATGAAAG GCAGCAAAAGGCTGAAGAATTTCTGTATAACCTGGATCTTGATATGCGTAACCCTGTGTATTGTTTTACCCTGCCAGCTGTTAATCAGAAAGCAAGACCAGAGTTCAGCAATGGAAAGAAGTAAT aactcTCCTGATATGATTGAAATGTCAGGCTTCGTTTGTGGCTATATATCTTGTGTGTTTTACTTGGGAAGTAGATTTCCTCAGCTGTATAAAAAT TTTCAGAGAAAGTCAACAGAAGGCACCTCTTACCTGCTGTTTGCATTGGCCATGCTGGGAAACTGCACGTATGGCCTCAGCCTTGTCCTAAAGATGCCTGCTGCGGAATCTGTCCGGGCCCTCTACTTTTTACACCATCTTCCGTGGCTCCTCGGGAGCTTTGGAGTTTTGCTCCTGGATGTTTTT GTGACTGTGCAGTTCGTTCTGTATGGTCAGCACAAGGAGAGATCACATGCCTTGGTGGCACTGGAAGTGGAGCCACTGCTTGTGGGTGAGGAGGATGCATAG